CACGATGAAGGAAAAGGTCGAAGAGGGCTTGATGCCTACCGTCGGCTCGGTGCCGATCAAAAGCGGGCGCAGATACATGCTGGCGCCGGTGCCGTGCGGAGGCAAGAAGTCACGATTCCGATCCACGGCCATGCGGCAGGCCTCGATGAAGAGCTCCGTCGAAGGCGCTTCCATGCACAAGCGATCGGCGGATGCGTGCATGCGCTCGGCGTTGCGCTCGGGACGGAACATCACGGCTTTGCCCGCCTGGGTGGTGAAGGCCTTGAGCCCCTCGAAAACGGCTTGGCCGTAATGCAGGCAATTGGCGGCGACGTGCATGGGCAAGTAAGGTTCCCGCTTGAACTCCAAGGGGCCCCACTTCCCGTCCTTGAAATCGGCTTGCGCGTGCCCGTTGGTCGGTAGGTAGGCGAATCCTAGGTTTTTCCAGTCAAGTGATGGCATGGGCGGCTCCTGATTTTACCAAGATAATAAGAGCCCCCGCGGGAATGGAGGCTCTTAATCGATGATTCGGCTTCATGGCGCCATGCGAGCGCCGAAGAATTCGGCCAGCTTCCGCAATTCTTCCGGTTCGCGGGCCTGCCCTGGCGCCAGGCCGACGCCGGGCGGGGCCCCCTCCGGCATTTCCGATACGGCCGGATGGACCATCAGCTCGAAACGCCGCTGCGGTTCGGCCAGCACCCGCTCCAATCCGAGGCGGTTCGCCTCCAAGGTGAAGGCGGTGCTGGTGAAGAATCCCAGGAAGGCGGGAGGCCTGCGGACCGCCCGCATGCGCGCCAGGGCTTGCAGCCCGGCCCCGAAGGGGAAGCGATAAACCATCGCGCGGCGCAAGCCCTCGTAGGGCACGCGCAGGCGGGGCACGTTGAATTCGCGTTGCAGGGAAAGGGCGATCCCCCAAAGGCCGGGCAGGACATGCAGATGCTGATGGCTGTCGAGATGATCGGGGTCCCTGCCGATGCGCCGCCGCAACTCCGCCACCTGGGCCCGCCACGACGATCGCAGGCCCGGCAGGGGAAACTTCCCGGTTACGTAGCGGGAGAGGAAATCGCGGAAATGA
The Fibrobacterota bacterium genome window above contains:
- a CDS encoding ChbG/HpnK family deacetylase — its product is MIPANLIINADDFGLDARVSMAIALCLDEGLINSFSVYPFTDPFHEGLLRAMLRRHPSVKVGAHLAVTGPGLREHPGHFRDFLSRYVTGKFPLPGLRSSWRAQVAELRRRIGRDPDHLDSHQHLHVLPGLWGIALSLQREFNVPRLRVPYEGLRRAMVYRFPFGAGLQALARMRAVRRPPAFLGFFTSTAFTLEANRLGLERVLAEPQRRFELMVHPAVSEMPEGAPPGVGLAPGQAREPEELRKLAEFFGARMAP